The Flammeovirga yaeyamensis genome segment CTTGGATGTTCTTATGTACAGGAAGATATTCTTTATTATCTACATCTAATAACTGGCCAATTTTTCTAACATCATGATGGTTTTTCTCAAAATTAAGATCCATCATAATCATTGAGTGAAAATGTGTTTGAAGTAACTCTTCATTGCTCAAATCTATCTTTGGAGCAGTTACAGCTCCTGCCACCATGTCGATTTGATTTTTAAAATAGTGTCTATCATGAGGACTAGTATTTGATGCATAAGTAAATACCAATGCTGTCTGACCACCTCTACCAGCACGACCACCCCTTTGAGCATAATTAGCTGGGTTTGGAGGTACATTCCTCATATGAACAATATTGAGGTTCTTGATATCGATACCTAGTTCCATAGTTGGAGAACAATAAAGAGCCGATAATTTTCCTTCTCTAAATTCACCTTCTACCACTTGTCTATCTTTAGCGGCTATTTGACCAGTATGTTCACCTGCTTTAAATACTTTTGGAAAGGACGAAAAATCCTGTTGATAGAATTGCTTAAAATATTCATTTGGTTGATTCTTTTTGGCATCATCAGAATGCATAACAAGACGTATCTTATCAGTATATGGCATTGAATTTTCATTCTTTTTCCAATTAATAATTGATAGATTCATCAAATAGGCAACTTCACCATCAGCAAGATTTACTGCATCAATAAGTTCAAAATTTAATAAGCTTGTAAATAGTTTCTCAATCTCACTATTATAGTTTGTCTTATTTAATTTTGGTTCATCAGGAAATGCATCCTGATACTTTCTTCTCAGGTACTTTCCAAACTGAGACCTAAACCCAATACTCTTTATAGAATCATATTTAATACTTGCTTTCTTCTTTTTCTTAGGAATATCAAACATCAAAAGGTTTGGTAAATCAATATCATTGTAACTCTTGATAGACCATGGCGTTTCAGGGTTTAATCTATCAAAAATTTGATTTATATTCTCATCAAATACATCTTGATAAAACCTATGTGAAACTGCAAAAGATGTTCTAAAAAACTGTAGAATCTGATAGACAAAATCATATCTATCTTCTTCCTTATAACTTGATAGCCAATCACTGTTCTTATAAAACTCCTCATTAGCTACATAATCTTTAAGGTCTCCATATTCAATAGATAATAAACCAGCTCCTTCTAGGTTAGGTGTTGTATACCTCCAACCTAATTTAAGCTCTTCCATTACTTTATAGAAAATAAAGAGGCTTAAAATTCTTTGGTTCTCTTTTTTGGATACGAAACTTACTTTTGAAGCATAGTCCTCTTCTTTTAAGTTTAACATATCTCTAACTTTGTCAGCAATCGAAAAAATATCTAAAGTATCAAATTTCTTAACTGCAGAATATATTGCTGAACGAAGCTGACCTAATGTATAAAAGTGATTAAAATGTCCTGCTTGTAATGAAGCATCTTGTCTATTATCAGTAAAACTTAATACCTTTTGATCTTGTAATGGAATTTTCTCGTTTACAAGAGCTTCTAATATACTGTATGATATAATAGTTGTAGCAGAAGATCTACCCTCATTACCTATTCCTGATAACTTCGTTCTTTCAGTTGCTTGACCTTCATACATCACATCACATGTAGGATCAAAAGTAAAATGAGTTGGAATAAATAAACCTTCAAAAGGTAAATTTGCATTATCATCTGAGAATTCTCCATTTTCATCAAAGAAAATTGGCTTAGGAAGATAATGTTCATGGTAATTTGTCAGAGTTCTACCATCTTTCTTAAACCATGTCTCAGGTAGGTATTCTAATTTATCTTCATTCCAGATTTTATCCAAAACAGTATCATCATGAGCAATTAAGATATAACCTTGAACTAATTGGTTTGGAGTAAGTTCTTTTCTTTTTGTCCCTAAACTTTTACTCCCTTTTAAATCATCTTGCTTAATTTTAGGAGATAAATTCTTAAAGTCTCTGCCCAATAACATCCCATTATAATAATTCTTTTCAACACACAAAAATTCATACCCTGAGTGTCTACTAAACATAATAGGAAATAGAGGTTTATCCTCATATGTAAGAGCATCTTCTAAAGTAATATAACGAGTTTTATCGTCACCTAACGTTGAATATATATTACCTGTTTGAGAAATAAATTGATGAAATCTAAATGGAAGGAATGATCTTCTTTCTCCCATTTCTACATGTTTCATATTTAAAGCCTCAGCCCATCTTAATAGTTCCTTTACCCTTTCAGGTAAATCACTAGATTTTAGGTTTAAATCAGAAGATAAAGTATTAACTATGTCAGATAATGTCATCGGTTTTCCTCTTTGGATGACCTCATCATGATCGGATAATGCAATATTCTTCTCAAGCCAAATTGCTAATGGATTATTGATAAAATCATCTACTTCAACTTTCACTTCATCTTTGGATAACGATTTAACTTTATCGATATCTTTATTGAATGATTTGTCAAGCTCTTTTATTAATTTATCTCGATTAAAACTTCTAACGTTAGTGCTATATTCTAAATACTCTCCAATAATTTGATCACTAGAGAACTTAGTACCAAAAAGTGTTTTAGCTACCCCTGCAATACCTTCTTTGACTTTAGAAATAGTTTCTCCCGTAGCCATTGTCGCAGATGTACCAATACAAATAATATCTCTTTGTACGAGAGCTTTCAGTCTTCTATTCAACATAGAAACATCAGCTCCCTGTCTACCACGATAAGTATGTAATTCATCGTAGACTAAGTACTTCAGTGTATTTTGAAAACTATCTCTAAGACCTTTTTCTTTTTTACGAGACATGATTAACTCTAACATCATATAGTTTGTTAGAATTATGTCTGTTGGCTTTTCTAAGAAATCATCCTTTTGATTCTGAGTTTCTTGACCAGTATATTTTTTATAAGTTACAGGAAATTTTTTCGTGCTTTTTTCTCTATATAATTCAAGTAACTCTGATAATGGTTTTTCTCCCCCATTTTCTAAATGACCTTCTATTTGTTTAATATCTTCCTCAGAAGTATATTTCTTCAAGTAATTCACCTCATACTTCATGATCTCCTCTTCTTGGGAATTGATCAAAGCATTCATAGGATACACAAGAATCGCTTTTACACCCTTTTTAGTTGTGTTTTTTTGAAGTATGTCATTAAAGATTGTACCTAAGAAGGTAAGAGATTTACCTGACCCAGTACCAGAAGTTACAATAAAGCTTTCACCATTAAGACCTTTTTCTAAGGCCTCTACTTGATGTTGATATAATGTGTAATTACCAAATATGGTTTTAAGTTCAGGATGAATTCCTGATATATGATCTAATGGCTTTCCTTTTGCAAAAGATGGATTAAATTGGATTAAAGGTTCTGGTAAAAACTTCTTCTCTTTAAAATGTTGTTCAACAGTCTCCCTAATCTTTTTGTTTTTTATCTGGATAAAGCTTTGTAAGTAGTTCTGATATTTCTCTACAACTTCCTGATGGATTTTAAAAACGTTCATTAGCTAAAGGCAAAAATTACTCTTATATAATTACCGACAAGATAACATATTAAAATTAAGATTAGTGTTACATTATATTTTAATTAATTTTTTTAGATCTTGTTCTTGTCTTAAATCAAATTAAATCAATAATTATTATGAAATATTATCAAATCATTGCTTTACTTCTTATTACTATAACGAATTCTTTCGCACAAATTGAAGTGCATGTACTTGATGTTGGTGCTGGACATGCAACAATCTTAGAACTTGAAAACAATAAATGGGGAATTTATGATGCAGGAGGCGCACACAAAGACAAAGGAAAAACTTTTAAAAGTAAGATAAGTAAATTAATACCAAAAGGAGATTCAATTGAATTTATGGTACTATCTCATACAGATGCAGATCATATCTATGCGGCAAAATATGTGTTAGAAAAATATTATGTGAAAAAAATAATTACAACTGGATACACAAAAAATAATATTGGAAATAACCATAATTCTTATTGGAATCGATTATTACGTAAAATTGAAAAAGTAGAATCCAAAAAGAACACACAGGTAATAAATTTAAATAAAGAAAAAAGAAATATTAGTACGCAAGACAACTTTTATGTAGGTCAATCTTATTTTGAATTTTTATCTGGATTCCACCAACCTTTACCAAATTGGAATTTAAGTGAAGCTAAATCAGTAAATGCTGTTAGTATAATTATGAAACTTACTTACATGAATAAGTCAATTTTATTCACTGGAGATGCAGTAGGTCGAAAAATTGGATCAAATAACTCAAATCTAATTGCAACTGATAAATTTTTAGCTGAAAACAAAAAAGATGAATTAAATGTAGATGTAGTTATAGCTCCTCATCATGGTGCTGATAATGGCTCTTCAAAAAAATTCTGTGAACTAACAACTCCAAAATATGTGATTTTCCCCGCAGGAAATACTTATGGCCACCCTACCAAACAAACAGCAGATAGATATCATTTATTTGGTGGAACTTCATATCAAAATATTTTCAGAACTGACAGAGGAGAAGGTTGGGTTAACTCTAGTGAATATAATAATTATATAAATGCAAAATATAATGATGTAAGAGAGTGGGCAGGGCAAGCACAAAAAAACTACAAAGACAAAATAGGTGATGATGATATTTATATTCGAATTTCTAAAGCAAGTATGTTAGAAGTAGATTATTATTCAAAAGAATAAAGACAACTGATTCAAGCCCTATATTTTAAGATTTTCCTATCTAAACCTAATCGCTAAGAAAAAAAAATACCTTTTTTTGAAAAAAAATTTGATACACTACATTTTTAGGCTCAAACTTGTAATATGAAACGAATACTTAGAAGTAATCGAATATCTCAGTTACGAGAAAAGTACAGTATCTCAAAAGCTGAACTAGCTCAAAAATTAGGCGTTCATCTAAGAACAGTAAATAACTATGAATCTGGGGAGACTCTTCCTAAGGCAAAAGATTTATTAGTTATGTCTAAGCTATTCAAGGTTTCTATTGACTTCATATTAGATAATGAATCTATTGAGGAACAAAATACAGAAATTTTCAATCCATTTTGGGGCGAAATTTTATGGGAAAATAGCACAAGGAAAGAAATTAACGACTTAGCAGAAATGTTAGATTTTGATACTTTGAAGCTAAAATCTCTCTATTACATGTTAAAAGCAAAATTTAAGAATGAAAGAGCTGAAGCATTAAAAAGTGCTTTCAACTTAAACGTATAACAAATAAAAAAAGCATCATTGCACGGGAAATGAAATGATGCTTATAGTTCTCACATACAAGTAATGTAGGAGTAAATATAAGGTGTAAGTTATAGTTGGCGCTATAACATACATACTTAATCCGTTTACTGTATACTACAAATTTAATAGAACCTTACGAATTCTCAAAAAAAGGTTGATGGTAGAAAACACCCTATAATTACTTGTGCATCAATTTTATTAATGAATAGCACAGCTAATGTTATTCTATCGTTACCTAAAGAGTATTGGGATCTCAGATTAGGTAAACATAGATACACCTTTTCAAAAATCAATAAGGAGGTAGAATTAAACAAACAAGATAAAAGTGTTGATTACTACATCTATTATTGTGATTTAGAAGGTAATCCCATCAGATATAGGCCAGAAAATAATAAATGGGAAAAGATATACATCAGAGTAAGAGTATCTGATGAATATTTAAAAAGGACAGGTAAAAACTTCAAGTATAAATCACCTAAGGGACAACCCTCTCAAATATTTCTCAATGGTTTATATCACTGCTTCTATGGTAAATATGATAAGATAAAAACCCTTACTATTGTTGAAGGAGAGAAAAAAGCGATGAAACTCTGCTTAAATGGTATACCTGCAGTCGGAATACCTGGAATTCATTTTACTAAACAAAAAAACACAAAACTATTACGCGACAATATTTTACAATTACTCAATGATCTTAGAGGTGTTGAAGTTGTTAATTTATTATTCGATGCAGATTTAAGAGAAAGCTTTACTGACAAAAGAAAGGTATCATTTTATAGTGCTGTAAGAAACTATGTAACAGCAGCGAATAATCACCCTAACCTACTATTCTACTTTATACACCCAAACGAAAATTTCCTCCACAAAGGGTTAAAAGGAATAGATGACATTATTATTGATCTCAATAATAGAGGAGAAAAGAAAGATTTAGAGAAAATTAAAGATACTATCATCGATGGTACAGACATAAATGGTAATCATTTAATCAAGAAGTTTTGTGCACATACTCACGACAACCATTTCTTTAGGTATTATTTTTTTGAACAAAGTGTGAATATGCCTTCAATTGAAGAAATTTATGATTTCATAAATGATCTTCCTTATTTTGATTCATTGAGGGTCCATGGTGGAAAACCAAAATTTTCGGGAAATGGAAGATATAAATTATGTATTGATCCTCACTACAGTAAGAAATGCTTTCATGCTGATAATCACATCCCCTTTTTCATTGCTAATTTTTGTACTATAAGATTAAGAAAAAGTAAATTCCTGAGAGATAATAAATCAATACAAAAAAAGTTGTACAATACTATCAAATGTTCTCGATTCGAAGATGATTATTTAACAGAGCAAATACAAGCGCTTCGATATCAAAATATCGCAGAAGAGGATATTCTGAAAATCTGTTTTTTTATGCAATTCATTGAGATTAGACAGGGGAAGCTTACTCCTCGCTACAAATTTTATAATCCATACACAATAAATGAACTAAATGAGATTATCGATAAGGTTAAAGAAGAAAAATGGAAAACAAATGAGTATTATTATGTATTAAACCCAAATAGAGAATATCTTCCAAGCGAAATTGGAAATATTGCTGTAGAATCAAAAGCGAAGGTAAAAAGGATAAAAATCGCCAAAGAAATGTCTGCTAATTTGAAAAGCATAATGACTATTGATGAATTAGCAAGAACGCTATCAACTTGCCATAATACATTGACATTAAAAAAAGCATGGAAAGAAAAATTCGGGAAGGATTATCCACCTAAAAGAGTAATTACTGCACTTAGGATTAGTAATACATTAAAAGACTACATCCATTTAACTTGTGAAGAAGTTAGCTATATATTGGGGATATCGCTTAGAACTGTCAAAACGTATTGGAAAAAGAAAGGTGCAGAAATATTGAAGGACTATATATATTTTGTAAATATAGTGTATCAAAAAAATTGCACCATAACTTCAAAAGTAGAATCTATGTCCACCTACAATGAAGATGATGCTGTAATTCATATTTCTAAATGTCATGATGTTATAAGAAATGGAGAACAGAAGACATCCAAAGAAATTCGCGCAGAAAATAAGTTAAGTGAGTTTATTATAGATTATACTAATGGACATAGATTTACCCTTAAACAAATAATGGTTGGATACAACGTAAATAAGAAGATTGCTAAACAGTTTATTACAAACCTAAAGGGTAACAAAAAGGCAATAGCTCTAACTAACCCCTATTCAAGTAATATCCTTACAATACCTCCTTCAGGATAGTTTGTTACTAATCAAAATCTAGGATATCGTTCTAATATAGGAAATCGGGCAAATCAATTGTTTTGGGCCCGAACTTTAAGGTAACAAAAAGTATGGGATATGATAGGAAATGATTACCATTCATGTAATTTTCAGTTAAATCATAGAAGGTTCTGTCTTCTGTGTTAGGTAGGCATAAGTCTTATTGTATTAGGTTTGGTAGGAAGGTGTCCTAGTTCATTACTCTTTATAGATTCTTATAGAATCTAATAGCCCCCCCATTAAATAGGTAGTATAGGTAAAGTATTCTTTGCCCTAGTCAGAAAAAAATTTTCCGAGATTATTTTTTAGGCACTAGGTTCAATAAGGATATAAAAAAAACTCCTATCCAAAATTAGATTGAATAGGAGTTTAGATGGTATTGTATTCAAAATTTAAGCATAAGTTGTCCTTTGTGGAAAAAGTATTATACTTGCCCTTCTATAAATGCTTTCATTTGATCTCTACTAACCATTGTTTTTCCACCGAATTTATTGTAGTGCAAAGTTCCATTTCTCATATACTTATAAATAGTTGTTCGAGATAACTTGTATTCAGTCATTACTTCATTTATAGTCATCCATTCTTTTTTAGAGGCAACGTTTTTATTAGTTACTCTATTTTGCTCCATTAAAAAACTAGTCTGTTTTTGAATCTCATCTAATCTAAGTAAAATTTCTTCAAAAGGATTTACCATATTAACTAAAACATTTAAAGTGATATTAATTCTTACAATGCTAAAGCAAGTAGTATAGATTTCTGCAGAGTATCCAACATTTAAAGAAAAATATTTACAGTATTTTACAGTCCCGGAATTACTACGATGATAATGCTAATCTCACTAATTCCATTTCTTTTTCTTTTGGGATATTTACATACTTAGAAAAGCTTTTTTCGTCTTTGTGACCGGTAAACTTCATCACTGTTGCAGATGGTACTCCCTTCAATAATAACTTTGTAGCAAATGTTCTTCTTCCTGTATGTGTTGTAATCAATTCATATTTTGGCTTAAAAGATGTGATCTTTTTATTTCCAACAAATTGATCCACTTCAAATTCATCATCAATACCAGCAAGCCTACATGCTTCCTTTATATATTTGTTTAGCTTTTGGTTACTAATTGCTCTTAACTTACCAGAGATCAGATCATGAACTATTCTAGAAGCGTCTTTATTCAATGGAACTTCTATCCTTTCCTTAGTTTTTGTTTGTCTAATTGTCAAAAATTCATTCCCATTAGTATCATACCTCAACTGGCCCAAATTTATTTTGGTATAGTCACTAAACCTTAAGCCTGTTAAAGCAGATAAAATTAACAACCATCTTGCATTGTCTAAGTATCCTTTTTCATATTCTGCATTAAACAACTTAGTCAAGTCATCATCACTTAATATTGGTTTAAGTATATCAGGTTGATGTGTTAGTGAGAATTGCTTATGATCTTCATTTTGTGTCAGCTTCATAGATTTACTCCAATTTAAGAATGTCTTAAATAGACCTAAATATTTTGCTGTAGATTGAAGGTTAAGTTTTGCTTGATAGTAAAAGTAATCTTGAACCAATTCTAAAGTTTTCCTATCAATGGTGTCTAAATCAAATGTTATTTTCTTCTTCCTTTCAAAAGCTTTTAGATGAACAACCAACGACTTGATTTTTTTAATTGAAGATAGTGACAATCTTTTTTCTTTATACTTAAGATAATCGTCGACAATAGACCAAAATTTTTGCTTAGTAGATACTACTTTCTCTTTAGGCCTTAACCTATCAGTCATATATTCTACATCAGCTATAATCCCATCACTTTTAGATTCAAGATATATTTCTAATACCTTATTTTTGAACTCTTGTAATTGCCTATTTAATACTATCGCATTTGGATTGCTTGAAAGAACCTTATTATTTTTCTTACTCCAATGTTTAGGTGGTATTGAGATTCCAGTAGACAACCTAATTAGCACATCTACTCCGTCAGCGACAATACAAATAATCCTTGTAACCCTTTTCGCATTTTTCTCCTTTAAGAAAAATTTTACCGTTGCCATGTCATTTGATCATTAAATACTTTCACCGAAAAAGCGGTGAAAATATTGGTGAAAATAAAACTGTACTGGAATGAATAATCTCATACATTCTAATAGCAAATTGTATAGATAAATGCAGACTATCCAATCATTTTGACTATTTCTAATAAAATTGTACAAATAGTTCTATTTCCTCCGACTCCACAACAAACCGCGTTTACAGTGATGTAAGGGCGGTTTTTTTTG includes the following:
- a CDS encoding ComEC/Rec2 family competence protein, coding for MKYYQIIALLLITITNSFAQIEVHVLDVGAGHATILELENNKWGIYDAGGAHKDKGKTFKSKISKLIPKGDSIEFMVLSHTDADHIYAAKYVLEKYYVKKIITTGYTKNNIGNNHNSYWNRLLRKIEKVESKKNTQVINLNKEKRNISTQDNFYVGQSYFEFLSGFHQPLPNWNLSEAKSVNAVSIIMKLTYMNKSILFTGDAVGRKIGSNNSNLIATDKFLAENKKDELNVDVVIAPHHGADNGSSKKFCELTTPKYVIFPAGNTYGHPTKQTADRYHLFGGTSYQNIFRTDRGEGWVNSSEYNNYINAKYNDVREWAGQAQKNYKDKIGDDDIYIRISKASMLEVDYYSKE
- a CDS encoding helix-turn-helix domain-containing protein, which encodes MVNPFEEILLRLDEIQKQTSFLMEQNRVTNKNVASKKEWMTINEVMTEYKLSRTTIYKYMRNGTLHYNKFGGKTMVSRDQMKAFIEGQV
- a CDS encoding DUF3854 domain-containing protein is translated as MNSTANVILSLPKEYWDLRLGKHRYTFSKINKEVELNKQDKSVDYYIYYCDLEGNPIRYRPENNKWEKIYIRVRVSDEYLKRTGKNFKYKSPKGQPSQIFLNGLYHCFYGKYDKIKTLTIVEGEKKAMKLCLNGIPAVGIPGIHFTKQKNTKLLRDNILQLLNDLRGVEVVNLLFDADLRESFTDKRKVSFYSAVRNYVTAANNHPNLLFYFIHPNENFLHKGLKGIDDIIIDLNNRGEKKDLEKIKDTIIDGTDINGNHLIKKFCAHTHDNHFFRYYFFEQSVNMPSIEEIYDFINDLPYFDSLRVHGGKPKFSGNGRYKLCIDPHYSKKCFHADNHIPFFIANFCTIRLRKSKFLRDNKSIQKKLYNTIKCSRFEDDYLTEQIQALRYQNIAEEDILKICFFMQFIEIRQGKLTPRYKFYNPYTINELNEIIDKVKEEKWKTNEYYYVLNPNREYLPSEIGNIAVESKAKVKRIKIAKEMSANLKSIMTIDELARTLSTCHNTLTLKKAWKEKFGKDYPPKRVITALRISNTLKDYIHLTCEEVSYILGISLRTVKTYWKKKGAEILKDYIYFVNIVYQKNCTITSKVESMSTYNEDDAVIHISKCHDVIRNGEQKTSKEIRAENKLSEFIIDYTNGHRFTLKQIMVGYNVNKKIAKQFITNLKGNKKAIALTNPYSSNILTIPPSG
- a CDS encoding helix-turn-helix transcriptional regulator, encoding MKRILRSNRISQLREKYSISKAELAQKLGVHLRTVNNYESGETLPKAKDLLVMSKLFKVSIDFILDNESIEEQNTEIFNPFWGEILWENSTRKEINDLAEMLDFDTLKLKSLYYMLKAKFKNERAEALKSAFNLNV
- a CDS encoding DEAD/DEAH box helicase gives rise to the protein MNVFKIHQEVVEKYQNYLQSFIQIKNKKIRETVEQHFKEKKFLPEPLIQFNPSFAKGKPLDHISGIHPELKTIFGNYTLYQHQVEALEKGLNGESFIVTSGTGSGKSLTFLGTIFNDILQKNTTKKGVKAILVYPMNALINSQEEEIMKYEVNYLKKYTSEEDIKQIEGHLENGGEKPLSELLELYREKSTKKFPVTYKKYTGQETQNQKDDFLEKPTDIILTNYMMLELIMSRKKEKGLRDSFQNTLKYLVYDELHTYRGRQGADVSMLNRRLKALVQRDIICIGTSATMATGETISKVKEGIAGVAKTLFGTKFSSDQIIGEYLEYSTNVRSFNRDKLIKELDKSFNKDIDKVKSLSKDEVKVEVDDFINNPLAIWLEKNIALSDHDEVIQRGKPMTLSDIVNTLSSDLNLKSSDLPERVKELLRWAEALNMKHVEMGERRSFLPFRFHQFISQTGNIYSTLGDDKTRYITLEDALTYEDKPLFPIMFSRHSGYEFLCVEKNYYNGMLLGRDFKNLSPKIKQDDLKGSKSLGTKRKELTPNQLVQGYILIAHDDTVLDKIWNEDKLEYLPETWFKKDGRTLTNYHEHYLPKPIFFDENGEFSDDNANLPFEGLFIPTHFTFDPTCDVMYEGQATERTKLSGIGNEGRSSATTIISYSILEALVNEKIPLQDQKVLSFTDNRQDASLQAGHFNHFYTLGQLRSAIYSAVKKFDTLDIFSIADKVRDMLNLKEEDYASKVSFVSKKENQRILSLFIFYKVMEELKLGWRYTTPNLEGAGLLSIEYGDLKDYVANEEFYKNSDWLSSYKEEDRYDFVYQILQFFRTSFAVSHRFYQDVFDENINQIFDRLNPETPWSIKSYNDIDLPNLLMFDIPKKKKKASIKYDSIKSIGFRSQFGKYLRRKYQDAFPDEPKLNKTNYNSEIEKLFTSLLNFELIDAVNLADGEVAYLMNLSIINWKKNENSMPYTDKIRLVMHSDDAKKNQPNEYFKQFYQQDFSSFPKVFKAGEHTGQIAAKDRQVVEGEFREGKLSALYCSPTMELGIDIKNLNIVHMRNVPPNPANYAQRGGRAGRGGQTALVFTYASNTSPHDRHYFKNQIDMVAGAVTAPKIDLSNEELLQTHFHSMIMMDLNFEKNHHDVRKIGQLLDVDNKEYLPVHKNIQENVKAYIENNIVTVKKDFEKILEELDLKNSQIANWYREDWVEEKVNQFATSFNYSFDRWRAMYHAAQILVDKARNIIDDHTIKDNSQEYKDAKRNQNLGEKQRNQLLGSSYNKGENEFTLYRYLAAEGFLPGYNFTRLPLRAYVGGNKANEEGEYISRPRMIALQEFGPQSMIYHRGNKYKVNRLELPKSEIEKHKIRFSTTTGFGFLDESGKGVDNDPITNKKLDDVNARLISMDNSATTPIEKITSFEEERQRLGYQIEHFFSWDNSKGNKIIYYQRGGENIAQFTYAPAAKLISVNNRWRTSNETKEPGFIIGNKDGIWKNKGQAEKAEEGTVERVTPFTTDTSDIIYIQPLGELISDGFDHEVTVISLMTALERGIQKVFSVEEGEIGVWTMGDKSRPNILIYEASEGSLGVLHQIIKDPSILNKVIEEAYTSCFFDITTREEIPSESGKKREDATYDDLLSYYNQMNHKNLSRQSVKQPLEMLMDGNLASSEHSLQEDRHKELLEAYDKNSYMEKKLIDYLFLNNLRLPDKAQFNMEDFYVSVDFVSQIDDHPYLIFVDGSVHDKESVKEEDKKKRQLLQNNGFTVIEWNYKEKLEDFVKKYSYVFPSLKK
- a CDS encoding tyrosine-type recombinase/integrase → MATVKFFLKEKNAKRVTRIICIVADGVDVLIRLSTGISIPPKHWSKKNNKVLSSNPNAIVLNRQLQEFKNKVLEIYLESKSDGIIADVEYMTDRLRPKEKVVSTKQKFWSIVDDYLKYKEKRLSLSSIKKIKSLVVHLKAFERKKKITFDLDTIDRKTLELVQDYFYYQAKLNLQSTAKYLGLFKTFLNWSKSMKLTQNEDHKQFSLTHQPDILKPILSDDDLTKLFNAEYEKGYLDNARWLLILSALTGLRFSDYTKINLGQLRYDTNGNEFLTIRQTKTKERIEVPLNKDASRIVHDLISGKLRAISNQKLNKYIKEACRLAGIDDEFEVDQFVGNKKITSFKPKYELITTHTGRRTFATKLLLKGVPSATVMKFTGHKDEKSFSKYVNIPKEKEMELVRLALSS